A genomic region of Kluyveromyces marxianus DMKU3-1042 DNA, complete genome, chromosome 5 contains the following coding sequences:
- the GRX8 gene encoding glutathione-disulfide reductase GRX8, producing the protein MSKYIAIAREVVSSHKFVQLSASWCPDCVYSNSVWKKFGVTDKIFNYDIAAVTKDRAEWNEIRDAFQQVTGSRNLPTLYVDGKVWGTEAELHKFEKNGTLKAELQKIGLVE; encoded by the coding sequence ATGTCTAAATATATTGCTATTGCTCGTGAAGTTGTTTCGAGCCACAAGTTTGTTCAATTGAGCGCCAGTTGGTGTCCCGACTGTGTGTACTCGAATAGTGTTTGGAAGAAATTCGGCGTTACGGACAAGATCTTTAACTATGATATTGCAGCAGTAACTAAAGATAGAGCCGAGTGGAATGAGATTAGAGATGCTTTCCAGCAGGTTACTGGTTCCAGAAATTTGCCAACATTGTATGTTGATGGTAAGGTTTGGGGAACAGAGGCAGAGTTACATAAGTTCGAAAAGAATGGAACATTGAAAGCTGAATTACAGAAGATTGGATTAGTGGAATAA
- the SPT4 gene encoding transcription elongation factor SPT4, with protein sequence MSTDRACMLCGLVQSTAEFNRNGCPNCQSIFEEAGVSAIECTSPSFEGLIGMCKPNKSWVARWMSIDGYIPGMYAVKIDGRLPLEVTDLLPHYKPRDGSQVD encoded by the coding sequence ATGTCTACAGATAGAGCATGCATGTTATGTGGGTTGGTACAGAGTACAGCGGAATTCAACAGGAATGGCTGTCCTAACTGTCAGTCAATCTTTGAGGAAGCTGGTGTTTCTGCAATTGAATGCACCTCTCCATCTTTTGAAGGTTTGATCGGAATGTGCAAACCAAATAAATCGTGGGTTGCCCGGTGGATGAGTATTGATGGATATATTCCCGGCATGTACGCTGTTAAAATCGATGGTCGCTTACCCCTAGAAGTAACGGATTTGTTACCGCATTATAAACCAAGAGATGGTAGTCAGGTGGATTAA
- the COX18 gene encoding membrane insertase COX18: MLLLRRASAVYPVKGSRKFGSLQTVADTFVQLHDASGLPWLVLIPSATFALRTALTFPLSVWQRKRIVKQQELRKVVQSVPPVVKLRLASMTAKANEEELSSSGSKISTKEETVDALQRKKRQLTPEQITMLSLKEMRKRQKSLFKKYNVQMWKNSILPLVQVPLWVSISMGLRTLTNERLVDTNMPHGHILQDLSETNWLTYLGSLDLSLPIDAAPMLLPIILGTVSMINVEYNGKMMQATTIGTSGITTATDTQSAASQTLNSILTATRISTIFLIGVSTQASCLLSLYWISSQVFSLVQNQILDWLWPYQR; the protein is encoded by the coding sequence ATGCTTTTGCTTCGAAGAGCATCCGCTGTTTATCCTGTAAAAGGTTCCAGAAAGTTTGGTTCGCTGCAAACGGTAGCGGACACATTTGTTCAATTACATGATGCATCAGGCTTGCCATGGTTGGTACTCATTCCTTCTGCAACTTTCGCATTGAGAACAGCACTGACCTTTCCTTTAAGTGTGTGGCAACGGAAACGTATAGTCAAGCAACAAGAACTCCGAAAGGTAGTACAGAGTGTTCCACCTGTGGTGAAATTGAGATTAGCCTCAATGACCGCTAAGGCCAATGAGGAAGAATTATCCAGCTCTGGCAGCAAAATATCTACCAAGGAAGAAACCGTTGATGCtctccaaagaaaaaagagacaaTTAACTCCGGAACAGATTACTATGCTTTCACTTAAAGAAATGCGCAAAAGACAAAAGTCCctcttcaagaaatacaaTGTACAAATGTGGAAAAACAGTATACTACCATTAGTTCAGGTACCTTTATGGGTTAGCATATCTATGGGACTAAGAACTCTCACAAATGAGAGACTTGTAGATACGAACATGCCTCACGGTCACATTTTGCAGGATCTTTCTGAAACGAATTGGTTGACCTATCTCGGTTCTCTTGACCTAAGTTTACCAATTGATGCCGCTCCAATGTTACTTCCAATCATTTTGGGGACAGTTTCCATGATTAACGTGGAGTATAATGGGAAAATGATGCAGGCCACAACAATTGGAACATCTGGGATTACGACAGCTACCGATACACAGTCAGCGGCCTCTCAGACGTTGAACAGTATTCTAACTGCTACCAGAATCAGTacaatatttttgattGGTGTTTCGACCCAAGCATCGTGCCTACTCTCTTTGTATTGGATTAGTTCTCAGGTATTTTCGTTAGTACAAAATCAGATTCTCGATTGGCTATGGCCATACCAGAGGTAA
- the ADE6 gene encoding phosphoribosylformylglycinamidine synthase, translating into MSVSILAGPQALSQFRIDSLVKGLESYCNSTGFIKEVRSCYVHYVDLKAELSKEDQELVSVLLTYDTALDLSDDFNKKLVESVTSNAAASLGDDTYLIRITPRRGTISPWSSKATNIAHVCNLEDKVARIERGLALLIKCNAGFPLMERLNDVSLKNVYDRMTQELFLDQPPVVTELFNHDAPKPLVHVPLVSQTSKSPSETLAKANVELGLALDQGEIDYLIRAFVETMKRDPTDVELFMFAQVNSEHCRHKIFNADWTIDGLQKQLTLFKMIRNTHQITPDFTVSAYSDNAAVLDTENDSYYYAPEFKTKKWTATKERVPMLIKVETHNHPTAVSPFPGAATGSGGEIRDEGATGRGSKSKCGLSGFSVSDLLIPGKEMPWELNVGKPNHIASALDIMIEAPLGSAAFNNEFGRPCINGYFRTLTTKVVNADGKEEIRGFHKPIMIAGGFGAVRPQFALKNKPITPGSSLIVLGGQSMLIGLGGGAASSIASGEGSADLDFASVQRGNPEMERRCQQVIDACVSLNENNPIQSIHDVGAGGLSNALPELVHDNDLGAKFDIRKVLSLEPGMSPMEIWCNESQERYVLGVSQQDLATFESICKRERAPFAVVGHATAEQKLIVEDSLLKSTPIDLDMSILFGKPPKMAREAITEPLQLPQPNLSQIPSMEDAIDRVLHLPAVGSKSFLITIGDRTVTGLIDRDQFVGPWQVPVADVGVTATALGDEIRSTGEAMAMGERPSAALVSAAASAKLSVAESLLNVFAADVKSLKHIKLSANWMSPASHKGEGAKLYEAVQAIGMDLCPDLGVSIPVGKDSMSMKMKWDDKEVTAPLSLNITAFAPVKNTSKTWTPLLSKESGETILVLVDLAALQEQRSLGASALLQVYNQIGNTVPTVHDNKVLKGFLESILELHETDLVLSYHDRSDGGLLVTLLEMAFAARCGLDVIVDSSKDGNAFVPLFNEELGAVFQIKESSLTQFQSILAKHGVSHQYVSVVGKPNFVSNMVTITEKSGAVLYENTRAELQKSWSSTSYEMQKLRDNPKTTIQEFSAIADDKDPGLHYALTFNPADDLQIGTQLANVRPKVAILREQGVNGQMEMAWCFQQAGFDAIDVTMTDLIEGTFNLSEFTGIAACGGFSYGDVLGAGAGWAKSVLYHEGVRKQFVNFFQEREDTFAFGACNGCQFLSRLKSIIPGCEDWPSFERNMSEQYEARVCMVEIVQDQTRQTESVFFNGMVGSKLPIAVAHGEGKATFESQEQLDKFESQGLTGVRYIDNYGNVTEKFPFNPNGSPNGISGITSPNGRVLAMMPHPERVSRLEANSWYPQGKFEEWEGYGPWIRLFRSARKWVG; encoded by the coding sequence ATGTCCGTTAGTATCTTAGCGGGTCCCCAGGCTCTTTCTCAATTTAGAATCGATTCTTTAGTAAAAGGCTTGGAATCATATTGCAACAGTACTGGCtttatcaaagaagttCGTTCCTGTTACGTTCATTATGTTGATTTGAAAGCTGAGCTTTCGAAGGAAGACCAGGAGCTTGTTTCTGTGTTGCTAACGTACGATACAGCTTTGGATTTGAGCGATGacttcaacaagaagttggtTGAATCTGTGACCAGCAATGCCGCAGCCTCCTTAGGTGATGATACCTACTTGATTAGAATTACCCCTCGTCGTGGTACCATTTCTCCATGGTCATCTAAGGCTACAAACATTGCTCATGTCTGTAACTTGGAAGACAAGGTTGCGAGAATCGAAAGAGGTTTAGCTCTATTGATAAAGTGCAATGCTGGTTTCCCATTGATGGAGCGCTTAAATGACGTTTCCTTGAAGAACGTGTACGATAGAATGACCCAAGAGTTGTTCTTGGACCAACCTCCTGTAGTTACCGAATTGTTCAACCACGATGCACCAAAGCCTTTGGTTCACGTTCCATTAGTTAGCCAAACAAGTAAGTCTCCTTCTGAAACTTTAGCCAAGGCTAACGTTGAATTAGGTCTTGCTTTGGACCAAGGTGAAATTGACTACTTGATTCGTGCATTTGTGGAAACAATGAAGAGAGATCCAACAGATGTCGAGTTGTTCATGTTCGCTCAAGTCAACTCGGAGCATTGCCGTCATAAGATCTTCAACGCTGATTGGACTATTGATGGTCTACAAAAGCAATTgactttgttcaagatgATCAGAAACACTCATCAAATTACTCCAGACTTCACCGTGTCTGCTTATTCAGATAACGCTGCCGTTCTTGACACCGAGAATGACTCCTATTACTATGCACCTGAAttcaaaaccaagaagTGGACTGCCACCAAGGAAAGAGTTCCTATGTTGATCAAAGTGGAAACCCACAACCATCCTACTGCGGTCTCACCTTTCCCAGGTGCAGCCACTGGTTCTGGTGGTGAAATTAGAGATGAAGGTGCCACCGGTAGAGGTTCCAAGAGTAAATGTGGTCTTTCTGGTTTCTCTGTTTCTGACTTGCTAATTCCAGGTAAAGAAATGCCTTGGGAATTGAACGTTGGTAAGCCAAACCACATCGCATCTGCACTTGACATCATGATTGAAGCCCCATTGGGTTCTGCAGCCTTCAACAATGAATTTGGTAGACCTTGTATCAACGGTTACTTTAGAACTTTGACAACTAAGGTTGTTAACGCTGACGGCAAGGAGGAAATCAGAGGTTTCCATAAGCCAATCATGATCGCTGGTGGTTTCGGTGCTGTTAGACCTCAATTTGccttgaagaacaaaccaaTTACACCAGGCTCCAGTTTAATCGTCTTGGGTGGTCAATCTATGTTGATTGGTCtaggtggtggtgctgcATCGTCCATTGCGTCTGGTGAAGGTTCCGCTGACTTAGACTTTGCTTCTGTTCAAAGAGGTAACCCAGAGATGGAACGTCGTTGCCAACAAGTCATTGATGCCTGTGTCTCtttgaatgaaaataaCCCAATCCAATCTATCCACGATGTCGGTGCAGGTGGTTTGTCTAATGCCTTGCCTGAATTGGTTCACGATAACGACTTGGGTGCCAAGTTTGACATCAGAAAGGTGCTATCTCTAGAACCAGGTATGTCCCCTATGGAAATTTGGTGTAATGAATCTCAAGAAAGATACGTTCTTGGTGTCTCCCAACAGGATCTTGCCACATTTGAAAGTATTTGtaagagagaaagagcACCATTTGCTGTCGTTGGTCATGCCACTGCTGAACAAAAACTAATTGTCGAAGATTCTCTATTGAAAAGCACCCCAATTGACCTAGATATGTCTATTCTATTTGGTAAACCACCAAAAATGGCCAGAGAAGCTATAACAGAGCCTTTACAATTACCTCAACCAAACCTCTCTCAAATTCCTTCTATGGAAGATGCTATCGATCGTGTTTTACATTTACCAGCCGTTGGCTCGAAATCGTTTTTGATCACAATCGGTGATAGAACTGTTACTGGGTTGATTGATAGGGACCAATTTGTGGGTCCATGGCAAGTACCTGTCGCTGATGTTGGTGTTACAGCTACTGCACTTGGTGATGAGATCCGTTCGACTGGTGAGGCCATGGCAATGGGTGAAAGACCATCTGCTGCTCTGGTATCTGCCGCTGCATCTGCAAAACTCTCTGTGGCAGAATCTCTTCTAAACGTATTTGCTGCAGATGTTAAATCATTGAAGCATATCAAGCTATCTGCTAACTGGATGTCTCCAGCATCTCATAAAGGTGAAGGTGCTAAGCTATACGAAGCTGTTCAAGCCATTGGTATGGATCTATGTCCTGATTTAGGTGTATCCATTCCTGTTGGAAAAGATTCTATGTCtatgaagatgaaatggGATGACAAAGAAGTCACTGCCCCACTATCTTTGAATATCACTGCTTTTGCCCCTGTTAAAAACACCTCCAAGACCTGGACTCCATTGTTGAGCAAAGAGAGTGGTGAGACTatccttgttcttgtcgATCTAGCTGCTctacaagaacaaagatCCCTAGGCGCCTCCGCATTGCTGCAAGTGTATAATCAAATTGGTAACACTGTACCAACTGTTCATGACAACAAGGTTCTAAAAGGTTTCTTAGAATCTATTTTGGAACTTCATGAAACTGACTTGGTTCTATCTTACCACGACAGATCTGATGGTGGTTTGTTAGTGACCTTGTTAGAAATGGCCTTTGCCGCTAGATGTGGTTTGGATGTCATTGTTGACTCCAGCAAGGACGGTAACGCATTTGTTCCATTATTCAATGAAGAATTAGGTGCTGTCTTCCAAATCAAAGAATCTTCTCTAACACAATTCCAAAGCATTCTTGCCAAACATGGTGTTTCCCACCAATATGTGTCTGTTGTCGGTAAGCCTAACTTTGTTTCAAATATGGTTACTATTACCGAGAAATCTGGTGCAGTGCTTTACGAGAACACTAGGGCTGAATTACAGAAGAGCTGGTCATCTACATCTTATGAAATGCAAAAGTTAAGAGACAATCCAAAGACTACAATTCAAGAATTCTCTGCTATTGCTGATGACAAGGACCCAGGTTTGCACTACGCGTTGACTTTCAACCCAGCTGATGACTTGCAAATTGGCACTCAGTTGGCAAACGTTAGACCAAAGGTTGCTATTCTAAGAGAACAAGGTGTTAATGGTCAAATGGAAATGGCATGGTGTTTCCAACAAGCTGGATTTGATGCCATTGACGTTACTATGACAGATTTGATCGAAGGTACCTTTAATCTATCGGAGTTCACTGGTATTGCTGCATGTGGTGGTTTCTCCTATGGTGATGTTTTgggtgctggtgctggttgGGCTAAGTCTGTTCTTTACCACGAAGGTGTTCGTAAACAATTTGTTaacttcttccaagaaagagaagataCATTTGCCTTTGGTGCCTGTAATGGTTGTCAATTCCTCAGTAGATTAAAATCTATCATTCCAGGATGCGAAGACTGGCcaagctttgaaagaaacaTGAGTGAACAATACGAGGCTCGTGTTTGTATGGTTGAAATTGTCCAAGACCAAACCCGTCAAACCGAGTCTGTATTCTTCAACGGTATGGTTGGCTCCAAGCTACCGATTGCTGTTGCTCACGGAGAAGGTAAGGCTACTTTTGAAAGCCAAGAACAACTTGATAAATTCGAAAGCCAAGGCTTAACCGGTGTGAGATACATTGACAATTACGGTAACGTAACAGAGAAGTTCCCATTCAATCCAAACGGTTCTCCAAATGGTATTTCAGGTATCACTTCTCCAAACGGTAGAGTTCTAGCGATGATGCCCCATCCGGAAAGAGTATCTAGACTAGAAGCTAACTCGTGGTATCCACAAGGCAAGTTCGAGGAATGGGAAGGTTACGGCCCATGGATCAGATTGTTCAGATCTGCTAGAAAGTGGGTGGGTTAG
- the ERG25 gene encoding methylsterol monooxygenase → MATEHVMSSVFSNGTIAALIGEGQGLSYSQVLSNIKTVQPQLNFMEQYWAAWYCYMNNDVLATGLMFFLLHEFMYFFRCLPWAIIDQLPYFRKYKIQPTKIPSAKEQLFCLKSVLLSHFLVEAIPIWTFHPMCQKLGISVAVPFPSLTTMAKQIALFFFLEDAWHYWFHRLFHYGVFYKYIHKQHHRYAAPFGLAAEYAHPVETLSLGFGTVGMPIFYVMYTGNLHLFTLCVWITMRLFQAVDSHSGYDFPWSLNKFLPFWAGAEHHDLHHHYFIGNYASSFRWWDYCLDTEAGPEAKAEREERMKRKVEQKSKKVN, encoded by the coding sequence ATGGCTACCGAACACGTTATGTCATCGGTTTTCTCCAACGGAACGATTGCTGCGCTTATTGGCGAGGGCCAGGGCTTGAGCTACAGCCAAGTGCTTTCTAATATAAAGACCGTGCAACCACAACTAAACTTTATGGAACAGTACTGGGCTGCTTGGTACTGCTACATGAACAACGATGTTTTGGCCACCGGGTTGATGTTCTTCCTGCTACATGAGTTTATGTACTTTTTCAGATGTCTGCCATGGGCCATCATCGACCAGTTGCCATACTTCAGAAAATACAAGATTCAACCAACAAAGATTCCTTCTGCGAAGGAACAACTCTTCTGTTTGAAGTCTGTTCTCCTATCCCATTTCCTAGTGGAGGCTATTCCAATCTGGACTTTCCACCCAATGTGCCAAAAGTTGGGTATCAGCGTTGCTGTGCCTTTCCCATCGCTAACCACCATGGCTAAGCAAATTgccttgttcttcttcttggaagaCGCATGGCACTACTGGTTCCACCGTTTGTTCCACTACGGTGTCTTTTACAAGTACATTCACAAGCAACATCACCGTTACGCTGCTCCATTCGGTCTAGCAGCAGAATACGCACACCCAGTCGAAACCTTGTCCTTGGGTTTCGGTACCGTTGGTATGCCAATCTTCTACGTCATGTACACTGGTAACCTACATCTATTCACCTTGTGTGTATGGATCACCATGAGACTATTCCAAGCCGTCGACTCCCACTCCGGTTACGACTTCCCATGGTCTTTGAACAAGTTCTTGCCCTTCTGGGCTGGTGCCGAACACCACGACTTGCACCATCACTACTTTATCGGTAACTACGCATCTTCTTTCAGATGGTGGGATTACTGCTTGGACACGGAAGCTGGTCCAGAAGCTAAGgctgaaagagaagaaagaatgaagagaaaggtTGAACAAAAATCCAAGAAGGTGAACTGA
- the NMD4 gene encoding Nmd4p, with amino-acid sequence MILNFILDSSSFEKGLGNITIWSQLENADLTINAYIPLYTIQELDFQRFKRKSVVAKRSLYFIDQLKETRSFKLHIEYPELNEAISWNETLKLCEQNAASTMSAQQISALPVRFKKLLKSCYYKCHYMREKEEHGDSQDPEEKGWVLVTEDDTVRDLAQQFKIPFISVVEADAIINACIKDKSYVVNKKFSKHVIKKANQVKEQEDGSKVFVTNFNDDFLAPRAKSGTLWTPKSR; translated from the coding sequence ATGATTCTCAATTTTATCCTAGACTCTTCGTCTTTTGAAAAGGGACTGGGAAACATCACAATATGGTCGCAGCTGGAGAACGCTGATTTGACCATCAATGCGTACATTCCGTTGTACACGATCCAGGAACTGGATTTCCAGCGGTTCAAGCGCAAGTCGGTGGTCGCGAAGCGTTCGCTATACTTTATCGACCAATTGAAGGAGACCCGTAGTTTCAAGTTGCACATTGAGTACCCGGAATTGAACGAGGCCATCTCATGGAACGAGACTTTGAAATTGTGCGAGCAGAACGCGGCGTCCACCATGTCTGCGCAGCAGATTTCAGCGTTGCCGGTGCGGTTCAAGAAGCTGCTCAAGAGCTGCTATTACAAGTGCCATTATATGCGTGAGAAGGAGGAACACGGCGATAGCCAAGacccagaagaaaaggGATGGGTGCTTGTGACCGAGGACGACACAGTGAGGGACCTAGCCCAGCAGTTCAAGATCCCCTTCATATCTGTCGTGGAGGCAGACGCTATCATAAACGCGTGCATCAAGGACAAGTCGTACGTTGTTAACAAGAAGTTCTCGAAGCACGTGATCAAAAAAGCCAACCAGGTTAAAGAGCAAGAGGACGGGTCGAAGGTGTTTGTTACTAATTTCAACGACGACTTCTTGGCCCCAAGGGCCAAAAGCGGTACTTTGTGGACCCCCAAGTCTAGATAA
- the SPR3 gene encoding septin SPR3: MTSMNNGWGSYMDRSVESSDIGSSSGSNAQEKYLAPNESMEIIQEHPEEDNLEIASISHGEDGVLGSVKKLFAADSIESSKSLTKNSDNEQNAQADYYTPNSAINSEVFDSNGGEKNRRFVNAPVIDPNYYIGIDTIPIQKQTFIAKNGGRFTMMVVGQSGLGKTTFINTLFGTSLLPTVWEGDLSDREVTKTTKIVRHESELVEGDFALKFTVIDTPGFGDHANNSFSWSPIVNYIDEQYRSYIFQEEQPLRGSLKDNRIHCCLYFIKLTRHGLSALDIAAMEEISKRVNLIPIIAKVDGLTPDDVSIYKKNIRETIQKQQIKVCAFLDQNDPNCQTIFDMYPFGIVCSDEMVPNEEGKLVRGRKYKWGNVEVENPEHSEFTALRTVLMSKNLVDLVVGCENYYERCRTHMLLSRINQAKVNNPDFIESSGLNLEDPNQNGLDNYKFYETFNKKYMDELIIEWSPEFIHKQLEAKKRLNEIVSLEEKRFKDWKQDLLNKQNLFNHEIEDLHTLVQQIRSECNEMEAKANKQRARRFSRLGLSSHSELAK; encoded by the coding sequence atgacCTCAATGAATAACGGGTGGGGCTCTTATATGGACCGTAGCGTTGAGTCAAGTGACATCGGCAGCAGTTCAGGCTCAAATGCACAAGAAAAGTATTTAGCACCCAATGAAAGTATGGAGATTATTCAAGAACACCCGGAAGAAGACAATCTAGAAATAGCTTCGATCTCACATGGGGAGGATGGTGTGTTAGGTTCAGTTAAGAAACTGTTTGCAGCTGATTCCATAGAATCATCTAAGAGCTTGACTAAAAATTCCGATAACGAGCAGAATGCACAGGCTGACTACTACACACCAAACTCAGCTATTAACTCTGAGGTGTTCGATTCTAATGGTGGTGAAAAAAACCGTAGGTTTGTTAATGCGCCTGTCATTGATCCAAACTATTATATCGGAATAGACACCATTCctattcaaaaacaaactTTCATCGCCAAAAACGGTGGTAGGTTTACCATGATGGTAGTTGGACAATCTGGGTTGGGTAAAACTACTTTTATCAATACGTTATTTGGTACTTCACTTTTGCCCACAGTTTGGGAAGGCGATTTGTCCGATAGAGAAGTGACAAAAACAACTAAGATTGTCCGTCATGAGAGTGAATTAGTGGAAGGCGATTTTGCATTGAAATTCACTGTCATTGACACTCCTGGCTTTGGTGATCATGCAaacaattctttttcatgGTCTCCTATTGTCAACTATATTGACGAACAGTATAGGTCTTACATTTTCCAAGAAGAGCAACCTTTAAGGGGATCTTTAAAAGATAACAGGATCCACTGTTGTTTATACTTCATCAAGTTAACAAGACATGGTTTAAGTGCTCTTGATATTGCTGCCATGGAAGAAATTTCAAAGAGAGTTAACTTAATTCCTATCATTGCCAAGGTTGATGGTTTGACACCTGATGATGTGAGTATTtataaaaagaatattaGAGAAACgattcaaaaacaacagaTCAAAGTTTGTGCCTTTTTGGACCAAAATGATCCTAACTGTCAGACAATTTTCGACATGTATCCTTTTGGTATCGTTTGTTCTGATGAAATGGTTCCCAATGAAGAAGGGAAACTTGTACGTGGTAGAAAGTACAAATGGGGTaatgttgaagttgaaaatcCGGAACACTCTGAGTTTACTGCTTTGAGGACTGTTCTAATGTCCAAGAATCTTGTTGATTTAGTGGTTGGCTGTGAAAACTACTATGAAAGATGTAGAACTCATATGCTTCTCTCTAGAATAAACCAAGCCAAAGTTAATAATCCTGACTTCATAGAATCCAGCGGTTTAAACCTTGAAGATCCAAACCAAAATGGTTTAGATAACTACAAATTCTATGAGACTTTCAATAAAAAGTATATGGATGAATTGATTATAGAGTGGTCCCCTGAGTTTATTCATAAACAATTGGAGGCTAAAAAACGTCTTAATGAAATTGTGTCattggaagagaagagatttAAAGACTGGAAGCAGgacttgttgaacaaacaaaacTTGTTCAATCACGAAATTGAAGATCTACATACGCTTGTTCAACAGATCCGCAGTGAATGTAACGAAATGGAGGCCAAGGCTAATAAGCAAAGAGCAAGAAGGTTCTCTAGGCTAGGTCTATCATCTCATTCCGAATTAGCTAAATGA
- the PEF1 gene encoding Pef1p produces the protein MGSKKLNYSAGDELPLFATPEEAMREGQRREEAERRRRQMKYGMNSHQQPQMHQQSHMSVNPAVHKAPTPHSQSSSHYRQPIPAAQGNVPLPYEHGAGVGIGSGAGNGSSRSQSRVSSYDMHGHGSSRSTPQLPAQMPSQLPNQMPGQMPGQFPGQIPGQMPGHGQVPHASSVPSMRSYSQPHQPQPQLQHQQPPQQPIQQPQQQPLQPQQKYYPNQATTINHLPPEPRVSHQPVASQTQYRQQLPTSVSSTNSAASNDSLQEQQDTQIATQLFNNHDIRNIGRLTADELQNLLQNDDGTKFCSSSIDSLLSLFGGSRFGTVNLNEFISLYKRVKKWRKCFVDNDLNGSFTLTMAEYHKAVQSLGYLIPFEVSEKLFECYAEFFEQPMVSKEMKFDKFVETLVWLMRLTKVFRKYDTKQEGTATIEYKDFIDITLYLGKFLPH, from the coding sequence ATGGGTTCGAAGAAGCTGAACTACTCTGCAGGTGATGAACTACCTCTTTTCGCAACACCAGAAGAAGCCATGCGCGAGGGCCAAAGGCGCGAAGAGGCAGAAAGACGTCGCAGACAAATGAAATATGGCATGAACTCACACCAGCAGCCGCAAATGCACCAGCAATCACATATGTCGGTTAATCCTGCCGTGCATAAGGCTCCAACACCGCATTCACAGAGCTCATCTCATTACAGACAGCCTATACCAGCAGCACAGGGCAATGTTCCTTTACCCTATGAGCATGGTGCTGGAGTTGGAATTGGGTCTGGAGCTGGCAATGGTTCATCAAGGAGCCAGTCAAGAGTATCGTCATATGACATGCATGGGCATGGGTCTTCAAGATCCACCCCACAACTACCTGCTCAGATGCCAAGCCAGTTGCCCAACCAGATGCCAGGACAGATGCCAGGGCAGTTTCCAGGGCAGATTCCAGGTCAGATGCCAGGCCATGGACAAGTTCCTCATGCAAGTAGTGTACCCAGTATGAGGAGCTATTCTCAACCACATCAACCACAGCCGCAATTACAGCATCAGCAACCACCACAGCAACCAATCCAACAGccccaacaacaaccattACAACCTCAACAGAAGTACTACCCAAACcaagcaacaacaataaacCACTTACCACCAGAACCACGTGTTTCACACCAACCTGTAGCATCCCAAACCCAGTACCGCCAACAACTTCCAACATCTGTTAGCAGTACTAATTCGGCAGCATCTAACGATTCGCTCCAGGAACAGCAAGATACTCAAATAGCTACACAACTTTTCAACAACCATGATATAAGGAACATCGGTAGACTAACAGCAGATGAACTACAAAATCTTCTACAAAATGACGACGGTACCAAGTTCTGTTCTAGCTCGATCGATTCCTTACTAAGCCTGTTCGGAGGTTCTAGGTTCGGAACGGTAAACTTGAATGAGTTTATTTCCTTATACAAGCGAGTTAAAAAATGGAGAAAGTGTTTTGTCGATAACGACTTGAATGGCTCCTTTACCTTGACTATGGCGGAATACCATAAAGCAGTCCAGTCATTGGGATACCTAATTCCTTTCGAAGTCAGTGAAAAACTATTCGAATGCTATGCGGAATTTTTCGAGCAACCGATGGTCAgtaaagaaatgaaatttGACAAATTCGTAGAGACTTTAGTATGGTTAATGAGACTCACTAAGGTTTTTAGGAAGTATGACACTAAGCAAGAGGGCACAGCAACTATCGAATACAAAGACTTTATTGATATTACTCTTTATTTAGGGAAATTTTTACCCCATTAA